In the genome of Streptomyces racemochromogenes, one region contains:
- a CDS encoding GlxA family transcriptional regulator: MKVAVLALDGVFDSGISAVLDVLHTANALRRELPGAAPPAFDIRTVGVRRHVRSGLGHRIDTEPAREAEDAGLLVLPALVERRPSALLEAVAAPGQRTARRILAEARERRTPLASSCTGTFLLAESGVLDGLRATTSWWLAPVFRERYRRVTLEETRMVTTSDGVTTAGAAFSHLDLALSLVAGRSPALADLVRHYLVVDDRASQAAYMITGAMARHEPLVAAFERWVRARIEEPLSIADAARDLGVSERTLQRTMARTLGRSPIRLVQDLRVEQAEHLLRTTALPLAAVARRVGYESPGPLRALLRRGRA, encoded by the coding sequence GTGAAAGTCGCCGTACTGGCCCTCGACGGGGTCTTCGACTCCGGGATCTCGGCCGTCCTGGACGTGCTGCACACCGCCAACGCCCTGCGCCGCGAGCTCCCCGGAGCCGCCCCGCCCGCCTTCGACATCCGCACGGTCGGCGTGCGCCGGCACGTCCGCAGCGGGCTGGGCCACCGCATCGACACCGAGCCCGCCCGCGAGGCGGAGGACGCCGGGCTCCTCGTCCTGCCCGCCCTGGTGGAACGCCGCCCCTCCGCGCTGCTGGAGGCCGTCGCCGCACCCGGGCAGCGCACGGCCCGCCGGATCCTGGCCGAGGCCCGCGAGCGGCGCACCCCGCTCGCCTCCTCCTGCACCGGCACCTTCCTGCTCGCCGAGTCCGGAGTCCTGGACGGGCTCCGGGCCACGACGAGCTGGTGGCTCGCCCCGGTGTTCCGCGAGCGCTACCGGCGGGTGACGCTGGAGGAGACCCGGATGGTGACCACCTCGGACGGGGTCACCACGGCCGGCGCCGCCTTCAGCCACCTCGACCTCGCGCTCTCCCTCGTCGCCGGGCGCAGCCCGGCCCTGGCGGACCTGGTGCGGCACTACCTGGTGGTCGACGACCGGGCCTCGCAGGCCGCGTACATGATCACCGGCGCCATGGCCCGGCACGAGCCGCTGGTCGCCGCCTTCGAACGGTGGGTGCGCGCCCGCATCGAGGAGCCCCTGTCCATCGCCGACGCGGCGCGCGACCTCGGCGTCAGCGAGCGCACCCTCCAGCGCACCATGGCCCGCACCCTGGGCCGTTCCCCGATCCGCCTGGTCCAGGACCTGCGGGTCGAGCAGGCCGAGCACCTGCTGCGCACCACCGCGCTGCCGCTCGCCGCGGTCGCCCGCCGGGTCGGGTACGAGAGCCCCGGCCCGCTGCGCGCGCTGCTGCGCCGGGGACGGGCGTAG
- a CDS encoding steroid 3-ketoacyl-CoA thiolase — protein sequence MAAEPVIVEAVRTPIGKRGGALANLHPAYLLGETYRELLARTGIQPDCVEQIVGGTVTHAGEQSMNPARNAWLAMGLPYETAATTVDCQCGSSQQANHMVANMVSGGVIDIGIACGVEAMSRVPLGSGSKHGPGKPFPDEWNVDLPNQFEAAERIARHRGLTREDVDRLGVLSQERAATAWAEERFKRETFAVQVPTTEEEQAAGQGMWRLVDRDEGLRDTSMEGLARLKPVMPTAVHTAGNSSQISDGAAAVMWASRKMARALKLRPRARIVAQALVGSDPHFHLDGPIDATRAVLGKAGMSLKDIDLVEINEAFASVVLSWAQVFGQDLEKVNVNGGGIALGHPVGATGARLITTALHELERRDKEFALITMCAGGALATGTIIQRL from the coding sequence ATGGCCGCGGAACCCGTCATCGTCGAAGCCGTACGCACCCCCATCGGGAAACGCGGGGGAGCCCTGGCCAACCTCCATCCCGCCTACCTCCTCGGCGAGACCTACCGCGAACTCCTGGCCCGAACCGGAATCCAGCCCGACTGCGTCGAGCAGATCGTCGGCGGCACCGTCACCCACGCCGGCGAACAGTCCATGAACCCCGCCCGCAACGCCTGGCTCGCCATGGGACTCCCGTACGAGACCGCCGCGACCACCGTCGACTGCCAGTGCGGCAGCTCCCAGCAGGCCAACCACATGGTCGCCAACATGGTCTCCGGCGGCGTCATCGACATCGGCATCGCCTGCGGGGTCGAGGCCATGAGCCGCGTCCCGCTCGGATCCGGCTCCAAGCACGGCCCTGGCAAGCCCTTCCCGGACGAGTGGAACGTCGACCTCCCCAACCAGTTCGAGGCCGCCGAGCGGATCGCCCGGCACCGGGGCCTGACCCGCGAGGACGTCGACCGGCTCGGCGTGCTCTCGCAGGAGCGGGCCGCCACCGCCTGGGCCGAGGAGCGCTTCAAGCGCGAGACCTTCGCCGTCCAGGTGCCGACGACGGAGGAGGAGCAGGCCGCGGGGCAGGGCATGTGGCGGCTGGTCGACCGGGACGAGGGGCTGCGCGACACCAGCATGGAGGGCCTGGCCCGGCTGAAGCCGGTCATGCCGACGGCCGTGCACACCGCCGGGAACTCCTCCCAGATATCCGACGGCGCCGCCGCCGTGATGTGGGCCTCGCGCAAGATGGCCCGCGCGCTCAAGCTCAGGCCGCGCGCCCGGATCGTCGCCCAGGCGCTGGTGGGCTCCGACCCGCACTTCCACCTGGACGGCCCGATCGACGCCACCCGGGCCGTGCTGGGCAAGGCCGGGATGTCCCTCAAGGACATCGACCTCGTCGAGATCAACGAGGCCTTCGCCTCCGTCGTCCTCAGCTGGGCGCAGGTCTTCGGCCAGGACCTGGAGAAGGTCAACGTGAACGGCGGCGGCATCGCCCTCGGCCACCCCGTCGGCGCCACCGGCGCCCGGCTGATCACCACCGCGCTGCACGAGCTGGAGCGGCGCGACAAGGAATTCGCGCTGATCACCATGTGCGCGGGCGGCGCGCTGGCGACCGGCACGATCATCCAGCGCCTGTGA
- a CDS encoding antibiotic biosynthesis monooxygenase — MPSIVKINVLTVPDEQRELLERRFASRAGAVEGSDGFEWFELLRPIEGTDQYLVYTRWRSEEDFQAWMEGPMKAAHQGGGAGGAGGERPKPAASGSQVWSFEVVQQAAPKKA; from the coding sequence GTGCCGAGCATCGTGAAGATCAACGTGCTGACCGTCCCGGACGAGCAGCGGGAGCTGCTGGAGCGGCGGTTCGCCTCGCGGGCGGGCGCCGTGGAGGGTTCGGACGGGTTCGAGTGGTTCGAGCTGCTGCGGCCGATCGAGGGTACGGACCAGTACCTCGTGTACACCCGGTGGCGGTCCGAGGAGGACTTCCAGGCGTGGATGGAGGGTCCGATGAAGGCGGCGCACCAGGGCGGCGGCGCGGGCGGCGCCGGCGGTGAGCGGCCGAAGCCGGCGGCTTCCGGGTCGCAGGTGTGGTCGTTCGAGGTCGTACAGCAGGCGGCGCCGAAGAAGGCCTGA
- a CDS encoding cytochrome P450 gives MPCPALPEGFDATDPDILQDRVPFPEFAQLRQTAPVWWCPQRRGVTGFDDEGYWAVTRHADVKYVSTHPELFSSTTNTAIIRFNEHIQREQIDAQRLIMLNMDPPEHTRVRQIVQRGFTPRAIRGLEQALRDRARKIVEEAREASADGSFDFVTQVACELPLQAIAELIGVPQEDRSRIFDWSNKMIAYDDPEYAITEEAGSNAAVELIGYAMNLAAERKECPAKDIVTQLVAAEGEGNLRSDEFGLFVLLLAVAGNETTRNAISHGMHAFLTHPEQWELYKATRPSTAAEEIVRWATPVVSFQRTATRDTELGGQKIKAGDRVGLFYSSANHDPEVFEDPDAFDITRDPNPHLGFGGGGPHFCLGKSLAILEIDLIFNALADALPDLRAASDGPRRLRAAWLNGIKELRVSAG, from the coding sequence ATGCCCTGTCCCGCGCTGCCCGAAGGCTTCGACGCCACCGACCCCGACATCCTCCAGGACCGCGTCCCCTTCCCGGAGTTCGCTCAGCTGCGGCAGACCGCGCCCGTGTGGTGGTGCCCGCAGCGGCGGGGCGTCACCGGATTCGACGACGAGGGCTACTGGGCCGTCACCCGGCACGCGGACGTCAAGTACGTCTCCACGCACCCGGAGCTGTTCTCCTCCACCACCAACACGGCGATCATCCGCTTCAACGAGCACATCCAGCGCGAACAGATAGATGCCCAGCGCCTGATCATGCTGAACATGGATCCGCCGGAGCACACCCGCGTACGCCAGATCGTGCAGCGCGGCTTCACCCCGCGCGCGATCCGCGGCCTGGAGCAGGCGCTGCGCGACCGAGCCCGGAAGATCGTGGAGGAGGCCCGGGAGGCCTCCGCGGACGGCTCGTTCGACTTCGTCACGCAGGTGGCGTGCGAACTCCCGCTCCAGGCGATCGCCGAACTCATCGGCGTACCGCAGGAGGACCGCTCCCGCATCTTCGACTGGTCGAACAAAATGATCGCGTACGACGACCCCGAGTACGCGATCACCGAGGAGGCCGGCTCCAACGCGGCCGTGGAACTCATCGGCTACGCGATGAACCTCGCCGCCGAGCGCAAGGAGTGCCCGGCCAAGGACATCGTCACGCAGCTGGTGGCGGCGGAGGGCGAGGGCAACCTGCGCTCCGACGAGTTCGGCCTCTTCGTGCTGCTGCTGGCGGTCGCGGGCAACGAGACCACCCGCAACGCCATCAGCCACGGCATGCACGCCTTCCTCACCCACCCCGAGCAGTGGGAGCTGTACAAGGCGACCCGGCCGTCGACCGCCGCCGAGGAGATCGTGCGCTGGGCCACGCCCGTGGTGTCCTTCCAGCGGACCGCCACCCGGGACACCGAACTCGGCGGCCAGAAGATCAAGGCCGGCGACCGGGTGGGGCTCTTCTACTCCTCCGCCAACCACGACCCCGAGGTCTTCGAGGACCCGGACGCCTTCGACATCACCCGCGACCCGAACCCCCACCTCGGCTTCGGCGGCGGGGGCCCGCACTTCTGCCTCGGCAAGTCCCTGGCGATCCTGGAGATCGACCTGATCTTCAACGCCCTGGCCGACGCCCTGCCCGACCTGCGCGCCGCCTCGGACGGACCCCGGCGGCTCCGCGCGGCCTGGCTCAACGGCATCAAGGAGCTCCGGGTCAGCGCCGGCTGA
- a CDS encoding ECF transporter S component, translating into MTKPPAPPRPVRVGPRAAAALVLVTLIGIAAFGWPLLADRQSGLAHSQDAPWLFAALLPLLVAVVIATIADNGMDSKAVAMLGVLAAVGAALRPLGAGTAGLEPMFFLMVLSGRVLGPGFGFVLGSVTMFASALLTGGVGPWMPFQMLALGWFSLGAGLLPGPERIRGRAELAMLAAYGFLGSFAYGTVMNLQGWVLLQGMGQGISFHPGDPVPQNLARFAAYCLATSVGWDLGRAALTVVLTLTLGGTLLRALRRATRKAAFDAPVSFDSGAGSDAGHPPHRV; encoded by the coding sequence GTGACGAAGCCCCCCGCGCCGCCCCGCCCCGTCCGCGTCGGCCCCCGAGCCGCCGCGGCCCTGGTCCTGGTCACCCTCATCGGCATCGCCGCCTTCGGCTGGCCCCTGCTCGCCGACCGCCAGTCCGGCCTGGCCCACTCCCAGGACGCCCCGTGGCTGTTCGCCGCGCTGCTCCCCCTCCTCGTCGCCGTGGTCATCGCGACCATCGCCGACAACGGCATGGACTCCAAGGCCGTCGCCATGCTCGGGGTGCTCGCCGCGGTGGGGGCGGCGCTGCGGCCGCTGGGCGCGGGCACGGCCGGCCTGGAGCCCATGTTCTTCCTGATGGTGCTCAGCGGCCGTGTCCTCGGCCCCGGCTTCGGCTTCGTCCTCGGCTCCGTCACGATGTTCGCGTCCGCGCTGCTCACGGGCGGGGTCGGGCCGTGGATGCCGTTCCAGATGCTGGCCCTGGGCTGGTTCTCGCTGGGTGCCGGGCTGCTGCCGGGGCCGGAGCGGATCCGGGGGCGGGCCGAGCTGGCGATGCTCGCCGCGTACGGGTTCCTGGGCTCCTTCGCGTACGGCACGGTCATGAACCTGCAGGGCTGGGTGCTCCTGCAGGGCATGGGGCAGGGGATCTCCTTCCACCCCGGTGACCCGGTGCCGCAGAACCTGGCGCGCTTCGCCGCGTACTGCCTGGCGACCTCGGTGGGCTGGGACCTGGGGCGGGCCGCGCTGACGGTCGTCCTCACGCTCACCCTCGGCGGCACGCTGCTGAGGGCGCTGCGCAGGGCGACTCGGAAAGCCGCGTTCGACGCGCCCGTTTCCTTCGATTCGGGGGCTGGAAGTGACGCGGGACACCCACCACACAGGGTCTGA
- a CDS encoding GNAT family N-acetyltransferase: MDRNTIMTTGATPPGNSRWEVVAEPFTTPDATVLRRAYYAEVAGRYWKRSVTEAEIDQGMLDFPADELLPPTGQFVVGRLDGRPLACGGIRLLDPATAELTRVYVDQRARGTGGGAALLAALEEAARGLGATRMRLDTRSDLVEARALYARHGYREIPAYNSGPYAQHWFEKTLDPVASAS; this comes from the coding sequence ATGGACAGAAACACGATCATGACGACAGGTGCCACGCCCCCAGGGAACAGCAGGTGGGAGGTGGTGGCCGAGCCCTTCACCACCCCGGACGCGACGGTGCTGCGGCGGGCCTACTACGCGGAGGTCGCCGGGCGGTACTGGAAACGGTCCGTCACCGAGGCCGAGATCGACCAGGGGATGCTGGACTTCCCGGCCGACGAGCTCCTGCCGCCGACGGGGCAGTTCGTGGTCGGCCGGCTCGACGGGCGGCCGCTCGCGTGCGGCGGCATACGCCTGCTCGACCCCGCCACCGCCGAGCTGACCAGGGTGTACGTGGACCAGCGCGCCCGCGGCACCGGCGGCGGGGCGGCCCTGCTGGCCGCGCTGGAGGAGGCCGCCCGCGGGCTGGGCGCCACGCGGATGCGCCTGGACACCCGTTCGGACCTTGTGGAGGCCCGCGCCCTGTACGCGCGCCACGGGTACCGGGAGATACCGGCGTACAACTCCGGGCCGTACGCCCAGCACTGGTTCGAGAAGACCCTCGACCCCGTGGCATCCGCGTCCTAG
- a CDS encoding bifunctional glycosyltransferase 87/phosphatase PAP2 family protein, which yields MADAVERGGAGGHAGVIGGGGRLGAVRILLWALAAVLGVRQAAAVLRVPPGEWLSGLDLPGSLPGPLYGAGQFTGTPFAGLVLKPLAGLAAPSLEVAWTCVTLLLVAGVGLVAARALPDPVPRRTALLAAPALVALMMASLPVREAASPGQTAVLPVLLVLLAVFRVPGGRPAGFLAGLAAALQPALLLFTPLLWLTGRRPAARAAAVTFAGATVLSWASLPRDSWTYWVEYLAGTGLGAAPDALANQSLHGALLRLGLSGPGEIALALALAAAVAWTGLRRAVRYARDGQLLLAVAVTGCVAVAVSPAGWRHQLLWVLLAVAGKVGTRAADRRVWPVAVVLAMSLPSAVLLPNLAALAPVRDNVLLLAALAAACAVPFLPRSSPYWRRPVPTAYAEPADARWSRIPLLPFWRRVRSRPNLLLELLLIRVGYSIYSHIRAAAPTSRSLAEGNGGQILGIERTLGIDIERAVNRAVVDTPWLEAFFNFYYTSFHFVVPLTILAVLYWRRPADYRWARASLGLATVLALAGFWLYPLAPPRLMPGLGFVDTVHGVQDLANPSYGAMTAISNQYAAMPSLHFGWSLWCGTVIVVLAPRGWQKLLGALHPLITVCAIVATANHWVLDAVGGAAVVSVGFGLVHVLSGPRGLKAAVPGQRRTTEDADEAADALDPVRTPARSGRR from the coding sequence GTGGCTGATGCGGTGGAGCGCGGTGGTGCCGGGGGGCATGCCGGGGTCATAGGCGGTGGCGGCCGGCTCGGGGCGGTGCGGATCCTGCTGTGGGCGCTCGCCGCGGTCCTCGGCGTCCGACAGGCGGCCGCGGTGCTGCGCGTGCCGCCCGGCGAGTGGCTCAGCGGCCTCGACCTCCCCGGAAGCCTGCCCGGACCGCTCTACGGCGCCGGGCAGTTCACCGGAACCCCCTTCGCCGGCCTCGTCCTCAAACCGCTCGCCGGCCTCGCCGCCCCTTCCCTGGAGGTGGCCTGGACCTGCGTGACGCTGCTCCTCGTCGCCGGCGTCGGCCTCGTCGCCGCTCGGGCCCTCCCCGACCCCGTGCCCCGCCGCACCGCGCTGCTCGCCGCGCCCGCGCTGGTCGCGCTGATGATGGCCTCCCTCCCCGTCCGCGAGGCCGCCTCCCCCGGGCAGACCGCCGTGCTGCCCGTCCTACTGGTGCTCCTCGCCGTGTTCCGGGTCCCCGGCGGCCGCCCCGCCGGCTTCCTCGCCGGCCTCGCCGCCGCCCTCCAGCCCGCGCTGCTGCTCTTCACCCCGCTGCTCTGGCTCACCGGCCGCCGCCCGGCCGCCCGGGCCGCCGCCGTGACCTTCGCCGGAGCCACCGTGCTGTCCTGGGCCTCGCTGCCGCGCGACTCGTGGACGTACTGGGTCGAGTACCTCGCCGGCACCGGCCTCGGCGCCGCCCCCGACGCCCTCGCCAACCAGTCCCTGCACGGCGCCCTCCTGCGCCTCGGCCTCAGCGGCCCCGGCGAGATCGCCCTCGCCCTCGCGCTCGCCGCCGCCGTCGCGTGGACCGGCCTGCGCCGCGCCGTCCGCTACGCCCGCGACGGCCAGCTGCTCCTCGCCGTCGCCGTCACCGGCTGCGTCGCCGTCGCCGTGTCCCCGGCCGGCTGGCGCCACCAGCTGCTGTGGGTGCTCCTCGCCGTGGCCGGCAAGGTGGGCACGCGCGCCGCCGACCGCCGGGTGTGGCCCGTCGCCGTCGTGCTGGCCATGAGCCTGCCGAGCGCCGTACTGCTGCCCAACCTGGCCGCGCTGGCCCCCGTACGCGACAACGTGCTGCTCCTCGCGGCCCTCGCGGCGGCCTGCGCCGTGCCGTTCCTGCCGCGCTCCTCCCCGTACTGGCGCCGGCCCGTACCCACCGCCTACGCCGAGCCGGCCGACGCGCGCTGGTCCCGGATCCCGCTGCTGCCGTTCTGGCGGCGGGTGCGCTCGCGCCCCAACCTGCTGCTGGAACTGCTGCTGATACGGGTCGGCTACTCGATCTACTCGCACATCCGCGCCGCGGCCCCCACCAGCCGTTCCCTCGCCGAGGGCAACGGCGGCCAGATCCTCGGGATCGAGCGGACGCTCGGCATCGACATCGAACGCGCCGTCAACCGTGCGGTGGTGGACACGCCCTGGCTGGAGGCCTTCTTCAACTTCTACTACACCTCCTTCCACTTCGTCGTCCCGCTCACCATCCTCGCCGTCCTGTACTGGCGCCGCCCCGCCGACTACCGCTGGGCGCGCGCCTCCCTCGGGCTGGCCACCGTCCTGGCGCTGGCGGGCTTCTGGCTGTACCCGCTCGCGCCGCCGCGCCTGATGCCGGGCCTCGGCTTCGTCGACACCGTGCACGGGGTCCAGGACCTGGCCAACCCCTCCTACGGGGCGATGACCGCGATCTCCAACCAGTACGCGGCGATGCCCTCGCTGCACTTCGGCTGGTCCCTGTGGTGCGGGACCGTGATCGTGGTCCTCGCGCCCAGGGGGTGGCAGAAGCTGCTCGGCGCCCTCCACCCGCTGATCACGGTCTGCGCGATCGTCGCCACCGCCAACCACTGGGTGCTGGACGCGGTCGGCGGTGCGGCCGTCGTCTCCGTCGGCTTCGGGCTGGTCCACGTGCTGTCCGGACCGCGCGGGCTGAAGGCGGCCGTCCCCGGCCAGCGCCGGACCACCGAGGACGCGGACGAGGCCGCTGACGCCCTGGATCCCGTACGCACCCCCGCGCGCTCGGGACGCCGGTAG
- a CDS encoding transglycosylase SLT domain-containing protein: MRRPSLFPSEGSSVSNAVIRRIAASKKALAGSVLALGVAGSVLAAVPAQAAPTGAKAIAQQMIKDPAQFAAFDKIVTHESGWDYTATNSSSGAYGLVQALPASKMSSAGSDWKTNPATQIKWGLDYMNERYGSPVAAWNFWQANHWY; encoded by the coding sequence ATGCGGCGGCCGTCCTTGTTCCCGTCGGAAGGTTCCTCCGTGTCCAACGCTGTCATCCGCCGCATCGCCGCTTCGAAGAAGGCTCTGGCCGGTTCCGTGCTCGCCCTGGGTGTCGCGGGTTCCGTGCTCGCCGCCGTTCCGGCGCAGGCGGCTCCGACGGGCGCCAAGGCGATCGCCCAGCAGATGATCAAGGACCCGGCCCAGTTCGCCGCCTTCGACAAGATCGTCACGCACGAGAGCGGCTGGGACTACACCGCCACGAACTCCTCCTCCGGCGCCTACGGCCTGGTCCAGGCGCTGCCCGCGTCGAAGATGTCCTCCGCGGGCTCGGACTGGAAGACCAACCCGGCCACCCAGATCAAGTGGGGCCTGGACTACATGAACGAGCGCTACGGCAGCCCCGTCGCGGCCTGGAACTTCTGGCAGGCCAACCACTGGTACTAG
- a CDS encoding nuclear transport factor 2 family protein, producing MSEHPDCALIRRGYEAFGKGDMETLGTLMTADVIHHVPGNSMLSGHHKGREAVLDLYRRFGEETNGTFRVRLENVMVDGRGHAMSVHVAQGDRGDRGIEIHEGLFFTIVGGKITDIDQCTQDIDESDAFWA from the coding sequence ATGTCGGAGCATCCGGACTGTGCCCTGATCCGCCGCGGCTACGAGGCCTTCGGCAAGGGCGACATGGAGACCCTGGGCACGCTGATGACGGCCGACGTCATCCACCACGTGCCCGGCAACAGCATGCTCTCGGGGCACCACAAGGGCCGGGAGGCCGTCCTCGATCTCTACCGCCGCTTCGGGGAGGAGACCAACGGCACCTTCCGGGTCCGCCTGGAGAACGTCATGGTGGACGGCCGCGGCCACGCGATGTCCGTGCACGTCGCCCAGGGCGACCGCGGCGACCGGGGCATCGAGATCCACGAAGGGCTCTTCTTCACCATCGTCGGAGGCAAGATCACCGACATCGACCAGTGCACCCAGGACATCGACGAGAGCGACGCCTTCTGGGCCTGA
- a CDS encoding PaaI family thioesterase, giving the protein MTTYRTTAPEGLRSRTHTWEPRPAATPEILGMSGLEILRAALKGTLPAASMMSTLGFRLTEVEEGSVVFEGDPGDHLLNPMGTVHGGFLATLLDSALGSAVMTRLPAGTAYTTVQLGVHMIRPVLADTPALRCEGTALHVGRTTATAEARVVGTHDGKLYAHGTTTCAVLRPA; this is encoded by the coding sequence ATGACCACGTATCGCACCACCGCCCCCGAGGGCCTGCGCAGCCGTACCCACACCTGGGAGCCGAGGCCCGCGGCCACGCCGGAGATCCTGGGCATGAGCGGCCTGGAGATCCTCCGGGCGGCGCTGAAGGGCACCCTGCCGGCCGCCTCGATGATGAGCACCCTGGGCTTCCGGCTCACCGAGGTCGAGGAGGGCTCCGTCGTCTTCGAGGGGGACCCCGGCGACCACCTGCTGAACCCGATGGGCACGGTCCACGGCGGTTTCCTGGCGACCCTGCTGGACTCGGCGCTCGGTTCGGCCGTGATGACCCGGCTGCCGGCGGGCACCGCCTACACCACCGTCCAGCTGGGGGTCCACATGATCCGCCCGGTCCTGGCGGACACCCCCGCCCTGCGCTGCGAGGGCACGGCCCTGCACGTCGGCCGTACCACCGCGACCGCCGAGGCCCGGGTCGTCGGCACGCACGACGGCAAGCTCTACGCCCACGGGACGACGACCTGCGCGGTCCTGCGACCCGCCTGA